The proteins below come from a single Methanocella sp. genomic window:
- a CDS encoding cysteine desulfurase family protein, translating into MKKIYLDNSATTKVSPEVLDAMLPYFTENYGNPSSLHSMGQEANVAVQAAREQVAKAIGADAGEIIFTSCGTEADNLAIVGTAFANKKKGDHIITSSVEHPAILRTCEYLEKEGFKVTYLPVDKYGMVSP; encoded by the coding sequence ATGAAAAAGATATATCTGGATAACAGCGCGACCACGAAGGTCAGCCCGGAAGTCCTGGACGCCATGCTGCCGTACTTCACCGAGAACTACGGTAACCCGTCCAGCCTCCACTCGATGGGCCAGGAGGCCAACGTGGCGGTACAGGCGGCCCGCGAGCAGGTCGCAAAGGCGATCGGCGCGGACGCGGGCGAGATCATTTTCACATCGTGCGGCACTGAGGCCGATAACCTGGCCATCGTTGGCACGGCTTTCGCCAATAAAAAGAAGGGCGACCATATCATCACTTCCAGCGTCGAGCATCCGGCAATCCTGCGGACCTGCGAGTACCTGGAGAAAGAGGGCTTCAAGGTCACGTACCTGCCCGTGGACAAGTACGGCATGGTCAGCCC
- a CDS encoding threonyl-tRNA synthetase editing domain-containing protein: MRILAIHASHIGWKATRKTKFAEAIEKKEDEMDGCVVLFSCVEKQDEVEPAKVVDGATHEVMKRLSMLKVNKVVVFPFAHLTSTLGKPEAALQILKDLEKSLVEHGCEVKRAPFGWYKEYDLKSTGHPLSELSMSICPYEGKSCDALCPYCSHPINLSELSKEAPERKLYDACS, from the coding sequence ATGAGGATCCTTGCGATACATGCCAGCCACATCGGCTGGAAGGCGACCAGGAAGACGAAGTTCGCCGAGGCTATCGAGAAAAAGGAGGATGAGATGGACGGCTGCGTCGTTCTTTTCAGCTGCGTCGAGAAGCAGGACGAAGTGGAGCCGGCAAAAGTAGTGGACGGGGCGACACACGAGGTCATGAAGCGCCTCAGCATGCTGAAAGTTAATAAGGTCGTCGTGTTCCCGTTCGCGCACCTCACGAGCACGCTGGGCAAGCCGGAGGCCGCGCTCCAGATACTGAAGGACCTGGAAAAGAGCCTGGTCGAGCACGGGTGTGAAGTCAAGCGTGCCCCGTTCGGCTGGTACAAGGAGTATGACCTCAAAAGCACGGGCCACCCGCTTTCGGAGCTTTCCATGAGCATCTGCCCGTACGAGGGGAAGAGCTGCGACGCGTTATGCCCGTATTGCTCCCACCCCATAAATCTCAGCGAGCTATCGAAGGAAGCCCCGGAACGGAAGCTATATGACGCTTGTTCCTGA